In the genome of Fulvivirga maritima, one region contains:
- a CDS encoding TonB-dependent receptor produces MKRTFYQGVLLIFFFVGSIHLSLAQTTLSGTVTDADTGDPLAGVNIIVKGKVIGTISAPDGTYSLTVHEDPPFTLVFSFIGYAPQEKEVTGGLSKIDIALPAETMLGQEVVVSASRVEENILQSPVSIEKMDIRAIQETASPSFYDAIANLKGIDVSTQSMTFKSINPRGFGANGNNRIVQLIDGIDNQAPGLNFPVGNIVGISDLDLESVEILPGAASALYGPNAIQGIILMNSKSPFEYQGLSASVKVGVNHVDEEDDDMSAYTDYSIRYAKAFNNKFAFKVTASYLKANDFRGVDYRDQSNLIETSPDYDPSQAGYRDGNRTYDGVNVYGEPLVNLGQIADGVIAGGGATGAQIAAIRPLIPNGEAGNFTPLGFTEREFVDNTTESLKMGAALHYRLNDALELIGQYNIGFGSTVYTANDRFVLDDFSIWTGKLELKGSDFFLRAYTTQEDAGDSYAANTLASLMNANSYIPAYFQNWVGARTTGQSVEASHQFARANTSRLQVGSDEYNTSFDQLRSTPISEGGAKFLDETSLYHIEGMYNLTKHINFAEVIVGANFRRYNLSSGGTLFALENIDTGDEFDIDEFGGYLEIKKSVADERLDLTGSIRYDKNEYFKGQFSPRLSAVYSMGENKMHNIRASYQRGFRIPTTQDQFINLDVVSRRLVGSNEALVDQFNFRTNAVYNLEDLQAVRNGEMSINDLTPWTDFDFETEKVSTYEIGYKSVISNKLMIDAYYYYSSYTDFISEVDLIQTAAGNNNSGPTPLYDGPAASREELVNGTVPVARYGFDINSDETVNAHGFAVGVDYTLPKGFQVGGNVAYNELINEDDLKEKGFNSFFNTPKWRYNLKFSNRKLTDHLGFSINYRWQDAFFWESSFGEGVIPAFGTVDAQVSYKLPSLKSTLKLGGSNILNERYTTSFGNPRIGAIYYLSLTFDQFFN; encoded by the coding sequence ATGAAAAGAACCTTTTATCAGGGAGTACTTCTCATTTTCTTTTTCGTTGGAAGTATTCACTTAAGTCTTGCCCAAACTACTCTATCTGGTACTGTTACAGATGCAGACACAGGAGATCCTTTGGCAGGCGTAAACATAATTGTTAAAGGAAAAGTAATAGGTACCATCTCCGCACCAGATGGTACCTATTCCTTAACAGTACATGAAGACCCTCCTTTTACCTTAGTATTTTCCTTCATTGGTTATGCTCCACAAGAAAAGGAAGTGACAGGTGGCCTTTCTAAAATTGATATCGCCCTGCCGGCAGAGACCATGCTGGGTCAGGAAGTAGTGGTATCAGCATCGCGCGTAGAAGAAAACATACTCCAATCGCCTGTATCCATAGAAAAAATGGACATCAGAGCCATACAAGAGACTGCCTCACCCAGTTTTTATGACGCTATTGCCAATCTTAAAGGCATAGACGTCAGTACACAAAGTATGACCTTCAAATCTATTAACCCCAGAGGGTTCGGAGCTAACGGTAACAACCGAATAGTACAGCTCATTGATGGTATAGACAATCAGGCTCCAGGGCTCAACTTCCCGGTAGGAAATATTGTAGGTATCAGCGACCTGGACTTGGAAAGTGTAGAAATATTGCCTGGAGCAGCATCAGCATTATACGGACCTAATGCCATTCAAGGTATAATTCTTATGAATAGTAAAAGTCCATTCGAATACCAAGGACTCAGTGCCTCTGTAAAGGTCGGGGTTAACCATGTAGATGAAGAAGATGATGACATGTCAGCCTACACTGATTATTCAATACGATATGCAAAAGCTTTTAACAACAAATTTGCTTTTAAAGTAACCGCTTCATACCTCAAGGCTAATGACTTTAGAGGAGTTGATTACAGAGATCAGAGCAATTTGATTGAAACCAGCCCTGATTATGATCCCTCACAAGCTGGCTACAGAGATGGTAACCGTACCTATGATGGCGTAAATGTTTACGGAGAACCATTAGTAAACCTAGGACAAATTGCCGATGGTGTTATTGCTGGCGGCGGAGCCACAGGAGCTCAGATAGCAGCCATCAGACCTCTTATCCCTAATGGTGAGGCTGGCAACTTCACTCCTCTAGGTTTCACCGAAAGGGAGTTTGTAGATAACACTACGGAAAGCTTGAAAATGGGAGCCGCTTTGCATTATAGACTTAATGACGCCTTAGAGCTTATCGGTCAGTATAATATTGGTTTTGGTAGTACTGTATACACTGCTAATGACAGGTTTGTGCTAGATGATTTTTCTATCTGGACAGGAAAGTTAGAGCTTAAAGGGTCTGACTTTTTTTTAAGAGCCTACACTACACAGGAAGATGCCGGCGATAGCTATGCTGCTAATACGCTGGCCTCTCTCATGAATGCCAATTCATATATTCCTGCCTATTTTCAGAACTGGGTTGGAGCCAGAACCACAGGCCAGTCCGTAGAGGCTTCACACCAATTTGCAAGAGCTAACACTTCTCGATTACAAGTAGGCTCCGATGAATACAACACATCATTTGATCAGTTAAGGAGTACCCCCATTTCAGAAGGAGGTGCTAAGTTTTTAGATGAAACCAGCCTTTATCATATCGAAGGAATGTATAATCTTACGAAGCATATCAACTTTGCTGAGGTAATAGTAGGCGCTAATTTCAGAAGGTATAACTTAAGTTCAGGGGGAACTCTATTCGCTCTGGAAAACATAGATACAGGAGATGAATTTGATATTGATGAATTTGGAGGCTATCTGGAAATAAAAAAATCAGTGGCTGATGAAAGGCTGGATTTAACAGGCTCTATCCGTTATGATAAAAATGAGTATTTCAAAGGCCAGTTTTCCCCTCGCTTATCAGCTGTTTATTCCATGGGAGAAAACAAGATGCATAACATCCGGGCTTCTTACCAAAGAGGGTTCAGAATACCTACCACGCAGGATCAGTTTATCAATTTAGATGTGGTAAGCAGAAGATTAGTAGGTAGCAATGAAGCTTTAGTAGATCAGTTCAACTTCAGAACCAATGCCGTATACAATCTGGAAGACCTGCAAGCAGTAAGAAATGGAGAGATGTCAATTAATGACCTTACGCCTTGGACTGATTTTGATTTCGAAACAGAAAAAGTAAGTACTTATGAAATTGGTTATAAAAGCGTAATCAGTAATAAACTAATGATAGATGCCTATTATTATTACAGCAGCTATACTGACTTCATCTCGGAAGTAGATCTGATCCAAACTGCAGCTGGCAATAATAATTCCGGCCCCACACCTCTTTATGATGGGCCCGCTGCCTCTAGAGAAGAATTGGTTAACGGTACTGTACCTGTAGCCAGATATGGATTTGACATTAACTCAGATGAAACTGTTAACGCCCATGGATTTGCTGTAGGTGTTGATTACACACTCCCTAAAGGCTTTCAAGTTGGCGGCAATGTGGCTTACAATGAGTTGATCAATGAGGACGATCTTAAAGAAAAAGGTTTCAATTCATTCTTCAACACGCCAAAATGGAGATATAATCTCAAGTTTTCTAACCGTAAATTAACAGACCATCTCGGATTCTCTATCAATTACAGATGGCAGGATGCATTCTTCTGGGAATCATCATTTGGAGAAGGAGTAATCCCCGCGTTCGGCACTGTAGATGCCCAGGTCAGTTACAAACTGCCTAGCTTAAAGTCTACGCTCAAATTAGGTGGATCCAATATTTTGAACGAAAGGTATACCACCTCATTCGGTAACCCAAGAATAGGAGCCATTTATTATTTAAGCCTCACGTTTGATCAATTTTTCAACTAA
- the galK gene encoding galactokinase, with protein sequence MNTTILEKIKSTYSKEFGVAPEIIVRSPGRINLIGEHTDYNLGFVLPAAVDKSIYMALGKSGSKTSRLVSVDQNEDFTFDISQPTFKVEQKWYNYILGAACELLSLGKELEGFNVVFSGDVPQGAGMSSSAALECGTALGLNELFGLGLEKEQIIKASQKAEHNYVGVMCGIMDQFASVMGKEDQVILLDCRSLEYDYFPLELKEYSLLLCNSHVSHNLASSEYNVRRKQCEEGVAVLKSHHPQVESLRDVTKDMLQTYKAELDPVVYLRCKYVVEENERVERFCDALKRHDLDEVSSILASAQEAMKNEYEITCPEIDFMADFANSKEDVKGSRMMGGGFGGCTINLVKNEYIPTFKEELASQYKAKFDIDLDFYDVNISEGTHTIK encoded by the coding sequence ATGAATACAACCATATTAGAAAAGATAAAATCGACTTATTCTAAGGAGTTTGGTGTTGCTCCAGAAATTATTGTAAGATCTCCGGGAAGGATAAATTTGATTGGGGAGCATACTGATTACAATTTAGGCTTTGTATTGCCCGCCGCAGTAGACAAGAGCATATATATGGCACTTGGTAAAAGCGGAAGCAAAACATCCCGCTTAGTATCTGTAGATCAGAATGAGGATTTCACTTTTGATATTAGCCAGCCTACTTTCAAGGTAGAGCAAAAATGGTATAACTATATCTTAGGTGCCGCATGTGAGCTATTAAGCTTAGGTAAGGAGCTGGAAGGATTTAATGTAGTGTTTAGTGGAGATGTGCCGCAGGGAGCGGGTATGTCATCATCTGCTGCATTAGAGTGTGGTACTGCCCTTGGTCTTAATGAGCTGTTTGGCTTAGGTCTTGAAAAAGAGCAGATAATAAAAGCATCTCAAAAAGCGGAGCACAATTATGTAGGTGTAATGTGCGGTATTATGGATCAGTTTGCCAGTGTAATGGGTAAAGAAGATCAGGTGATTTTACTTGATTGTAGATCATTAGAGTATGATTACTTTCCATTAGAGCTTAAAGAATACAGCCTTTTGTTATGCAACAGTCATGTAAGTCATAATTTGGCTAGCTCAGAATATAATGTGAGAAGAAAGCAGTGTGAAGAAGGTGTAGCAGTATTGAAATCTCACCACCCGCAAGTAGAGTCTTTGAGAGATGTAACTAAAGATATGTTACAAACTTACAAAGCTGAGCTTGATCCTGTAGTATATTTGAGATGTAAGTACGTGGTAGAGGAAAATGAAAGGGTAGAGCGTTTCTGTGATGCCTTAAAGAGACATGATCTTGATGAGGTTTCTTCAATCTTGGCTAGTGCTCAGGAAGCAATGAAGAATGAGTATGAAATCACTTGTCCTGAAATAGATTTTATGGCTGATTTTGCTAACTCAAAAGAGGATGTAAAAGGCTCTAGAATGATGGGCGGAGGCTTTGGTGGTTGCACTATTAACCTGGTGAAAAATGAATACATCCCTACATTTAAAGAAGAATTAGCATCTCAATATAAAGCTAAATTTGATATCGATCTTGATTTTTATGATGTGAACATCAGTGAGGGTACACATACCATAAAATAA
- a CDS encoding DUF4112 domain-containing protein, which translates to METIISYPTGTKNEFEHIEKISNLLDSKFTIPGTNIRFGLDPIFSLIPVLGDAATFVISSLLVWHMSNHGASQKVVVKMMGNVAIDTLIGSIPLIGTVFDVFFRCNNRNVKLLKEHYQEGKHHGSGKGIIITWMIIGGAIILLLCYAVVKLLVEFFQWLF; encoded by the coding sequence ATGGAAACAATAATATCATACCCAACAGGCACCAAAAATGAGTTTGAGCATATTGAGAAAATTTCAAACCTACTAGATAGTAAATTCACCATTCCAGGAACTAATATTCGTTTTGGTTTAGATCCTATCTTCAGCCTCATCCCCGTACTGGGAGATGCCGCTACCTTCGTTATTAGTAGCCTATTAGTTTGGCATATGTCTAACCACGGAGCAAGTCAAAAAGTAGTGGTAAAAATGATGGGTAACGTGGCCATTGATACATTAATTGGCTCCATACCTTTAATAGGGACAGTTTTTGATGTTTTTTTCAGGTGTAACAATCGTAATGTGAAACTATTAAAAGAGCACTATCAGGAAGGAAAGCACCACGGGTCAGGCAAAGGAATAATTATTACCTGGATGATCATTGGTGGCGCTATAATTTTACTTTTATGCTATGCCGTAGTAAAATTATTGGTGGAGTTTTTTCAGTGGCTATTTTAA
- a CDS encoding SGNH/GDSL hydrolase family protein — MKNFKNITFLMIISGAIFSCDTEDELIEDRIADNTIEISYNQGEADFSNYVAIGNSLTAGLMDAALYNDGQASAFPNLIGMQMVEAGFTASFNQPDINATNGYNISLNSNPAEATFGRYILDTSIPGPVPTTPGDVITPYSGDKSALNNFGVPGLRIAELNTPALANNGFYARFASNPGTSTLLGDILNADPTFFTLWLGNNEILNYATAGGAGDTPLTTYSQAQFMTDYSTIIGQLVNEGANGVVLNIPPVLLVPYFRAVPYNPVPLDEATAAQLNAGYADYNNGIQFALMNDLIDEEEAARRTIHFAEGQNAFVMEDEYLTDLNEFDIPNYRQTEATDLIPLPTSTALSTGIGTSTPAADQYVLSLEEQTAIITAQATYNTVISGIAEATPGVDMFDVQPLFADLAGLTPTQAAMLALTPDAQAAADGEQGLEYESVTIAPDFSPAGLFSTDGIHPNPRGHAIIANELIYFINDKYMANIPNLNTTTYRTVIFQ, encoded by the coding sequence ATGAAAAACTTTAAAAATATTACTTTTCTGATGATCATCTCGGGAGCTATTTTTAGTTGTGACACAGAAGATGAACTCATAGAAGATCGTATTGCAGATAATACAATCGAAATTTCTTATAATCAGGGAGAAGCCGATTTCAGTAATTATGTAGCTATTGGAAACTCTCTCACTGCAGGCTTAATGGACGCCGCTCTTTATAATGATGGGCAAGCCAGTGCTTTTCCTAATCTTATAGGCATGCAAATGGTAGAAGCAGGTTTTACCGCCTCTTTTAACCAACCAGACATCAATGCTACAAATGGTTACAATATAAGCCTCAACAGTAATCCTGCTGAAGCTACTTTTGGCAGGTATATTCTGGACACATCCATACCAGGACCAGTACCCACTACCCCCGGTGATGTGATCACCCCTTATAGCGGTGATAAATCTGCATTGAATAATTTTGGAGTACCCGGACTGAGAATAGCAGAACTTAACACTCCTGCTTTGGCTAATAATGGCTTTTATGCTCGTTTTGCCTCCAACCCAGGTACCTCTACCCTACTTGGTGACATACTAAATGCAGATCCTACTTTCTTTACCCTGTGGTTAGGTAACAATGAAATACTAAACTATGCCACCGCCGGCGGAGCTGGAGACACCCCACTTACCACTTATAGCCAGGCTCAATTTATGACTGACTACTCTACTATAATTGGTCAGCTGGTAAATGAAGGAGCCAATGGCGTTGTATTAAATATACCTCCGGTACTTTTAGTACCCTACTTCAGAGCCGTACCTTATAATCCCGTACCATTAGATGAAGCCACTGCCGCTCAGCTTAATGCCGGTTATGCAGATTATAATAATGGAATTCAATTTGCCTTAATGAATGATCTGATAGATGAAGAAGAAGCAGCCCGCAGAACTATACACTTTGCTGAGGGGCAGAATGCTTTTGTGATGGAAGATGAATATCTTACTGACTTGAATGAATTTGATATCCCTAATTACAGACAGACAGAAGCTACCGATCTGATACCGCTCCCTACCTCTACTGCATTAAGTACAGGAATAGGAACCTCCACTCCTGCAGCAGACCAATATGTACTCTCTTTAGAAGAGCAAACAGCTATAATCACCGCTCAGGCCACCTATAATACAGTGATCAGCGGTATTGCTGAGGCCACACCAGGAGTCGATATGTTTGATGTACAGCCTCTGTTCGCTGACCTGGCAGGGCTTACTCCAACACAGGCTGCTATGCTGGCACTCACTCCGGATGCTCAAGCTGCAGCTGACGGGGAGCAGGGTTTGGAATATGAAAGTGTAACCATAGCACCTGATTTTAGCCCTGCAGGTTTATTCTCAACTGATGGCATACACCCTAATCCTAGAGGACATGCTATCATAGCCAATGAGCTTATTTATTTTATTAATGATAAATATATGGCTAACATACCTAATTTGAATACTACCACTTACAGAACTGTTATATTCCAATAA
- a CDS encoding phosphatase domain-containing protein gives MLVNENKNPLFFVSGSSFNLYDLLTKFCQHHNIPKAPFLLRNLGLDNEKWFKLNTDKYKKAYIEEILQMYPDLSFILIGDSGQKDPEIYTSLCEKYPNQIKAIYIRHVGDQARLDEINALGQQISADFLVMNHSKEAIKHLKNKNWGVDSILK, from the coding sequence TTGTTAGTAAATGAGAATAAAAATCCGTTGTTTTTTGTTTCGGGTAGCTCTTTTAACCTTTATGATTTACTCACTAAGTTTTGCCAGCATCATAATATACCCAAGGCTCCTTTCTTACTAAGAAACCTGGGTTTAGATAATGAAAAATGGTTTAAGCTCAACACAGACAAATATAAAAAGGCCTATATCGAAGAAATTTTGCAGATGTATCCTGACTTGAGCTTTATCTTAATAGGAGATAGTGGGCAGAAAGATCCCGAAATTTACACAAGTCTGTGTGAAAAATACCCTAATCAGATCAAAGCTATATATATCAGGCATGTGGGCGACCAAGCCCGTTTAGATGAAATTAATGCTCTGGGGCAGCAAATATCAGCTGATTTTTTAGTGATGAATCATTCAAAAGAGGCGATAAAGCACCTGAAAAATAAGAATTGGGGTGTAGATTCAATTTTAAAATAG
- a CDS encoding DUF6909 family protein has product MTGSKERTRESRAAIERLYITMRHLFIRGSYKPLGVSGKSLIEALLTLKPEIYGTVADPGKVELDGLLYVIERLPLGIEECRFIKLVAREGYEEAGHVAMVPVKRRRNCYRIDEDRMYIEMTRGRSDIYDILTHLTFLFIEGEKIKNHCLDQKGRIIDDWYRLEEIVKLEEKGESFDEKKAAVYLSNFLGRTIKETQVAIEKFRIGKNSNSLYHLVYWLGQTAINEAIDGTGREITFSSKLREIIGHHIYGEKWARKIKSYIYGKELHQRPIHIISANLHSFLNAIYGPGALKGEKFSSLEELASLTNKEENSEMRQQIKDYALEHGMHEIQDQSGTNLSVQIFDLSHVDFNSLPEDFKPTNDLEPPVLIVMDYAFGEQAFECMDELLKPYEESKNVFDMNIQSVSIMGKAGILTGNKSDIMLPTAHVFEGTADNYPIDNDLDPAEFKGKISTYEGTMITVMGTSLQNRDVLNHFLTSTWNAVGLEMEGAHYQKAIQSAARIRKSIKEDIKVRYAYYASDNPLVTGSTLASGSLGLEGVKPTYLITSAILKKILS; this is encoded by the coding sequence ATGACAGGATCGAAAGAGAGAACGAGAGAATCAAGGGCTGCTATTGAGCGCTTGTATATTACCATGAGGCATTTATTCATAAGAGGTAGCTATAAGCCTTTAGGTGTTTCTGGTAAATCATTGATTGAGGCATTACTTACCCTAAAGCCTGAAATTTATGGTACTGTGGCAGATCCTGGTAAAGTGGAGCTAGATGGTCTTCTTTATGTAATTGAGCGCTTGCCTTTGGGTATAGAAGAGTGCCGGTTTATAAAGTTAGTAGCCAGAGAAGGGTATGAAGAAGCAGGCCACGTGGCTATGGTGCCTGTAAAGAGAAGGCGAAACTGCTACCGAATAGACGAAGACCGCATGTACATAGAAATGACTCGCGGGCGAAGTGATATTTATGATATTCTTACTCACCTTACTTTTCTTTTTATAGAAGGCGAAAAGATTAAAAATCACTGCCTGGATCAAAAGGGCAGGATTATAGATGACTGGTATAGACTGGAAGAAATAGTAAAGCTGGAGGAAAAAGGCGAAAGCTTTGATGAAAAGAAAGCAGCTGTTTATTTAAGTAACTTCTTAGGCAGAACTATAAAAGAAACTCAGGTAGCAATAGAGAAATTCCGTATAGGTAAGAATAGTAATAGCCTTTATCATTTAGTGTACTGGCTTGGTCAAACGGCTATTAATGAAGCGATAGATGGAACTGGGAGAGAGATTACTTTTTCTTCTAAGCTGAGAGAGATAATAGGTCATCATATTTATGGTGAGAAATGGGCCAGAAAGATCAAATCATACATTTATGGTAAGGAGCTGCACCAGCGGCCTATTCATATCATTAGTGCTAATTTGCACAGTTTCCTTAACGCTATATACGGACCAGGAGCCTTGAAAGGAGAGAAATTTTCTTCTTTAGAAGAGCTGGCTTCTTTAACTAATAAAGAAGAAAACAGTGAAATGCGTCAGCAAATAAAAGACTATGCGCTGGAGCATGGAATGCATGAAATTCAGGATCAGTCAGGTACTAACTTATCAGTGCAGATTTTTGATCTATCACATGTTGATTTCAATAGCTTGCCTGAAGATTTTAAGCCAACCAATGATTTGGAGCCTCCGGTACTGATAGTGATGGACTATGCCTTTGGTGAGCAAGCTTTTGAGTGTATGGATGAGCTGCTGAAGCCCTATGAAGAGAGTAAGAATGTTTTTGATATGAATATTCAATCTGTTTCTATTATGGGTAAGGCCGGAATTCTTACAGGTAACAAAAGTGATATAATGTTACCTACTGCCCATGTATTTGAAGGTACGGCTGATAATTACCCAATTGATAATGATCTTGATCCTGCTGAGTTTAAAGGTAAAATATCTACTTATGAAGGTACTATGATTACTGTTATGGGTACTTCATTGCAAAACAGAGATGTGCTCAATCACTTTCTTACTTCTACCTGGAATGCGGTAGGTCTTGAAATGGAAGGAGCTCATTACCAAAAAGCTATTCAATCCGCAGCGAGAATAAGAAAGAGCATAAAAGAGGATATCAAAGTGAGATATGCTTACTATGCTTCAGATAATCCTTTGGTTACAGGCAGCACGCTGGCATCAGGAAGCTTAGGTTTAGAAGGAGTGAAGCCTACTTATCTGATCACTTCCGCCATTTTGAAGAAAATTTTGAGCTAG
- a CDS encoding response regulator, which yields MAERIKISSSPSNFEEIVESLDDMIYELDNNGCFKYANASLVKYSGYSKEELQHIPYYKIVKQEQRDELVHFYKDQRDKKQADSYFEFIMISKNGDEIWVGQNVHMSFHEEIVTSIRAVARNVNHFKNTKKNLLNNESRLDELIAHIDLFNQMTLSLHLSEQEQIHQAIEILSTYFELPLGIVCKIENDHFQIIDYYSGNTEVTINSEVALKNTYCVLPYEEKKIISIEDTAKSSYKERDGFANFKIRTFIGVPIWVNGNCYGSFNLLSPTPKNTPFSKREIEFIWLVCNWLSNVIEKRDYELQLKRQSQLLKDTQNMANIGHWEVDLQQQSIFWSDITKKIHEVEPDFCPSMEAAFEFYNEDSKPVISELINHAINTGEGWECKLGIISAKGNHKWVRTIGSVEWQNDKVSKLIGVFQDFTHEKKQEEELIRAKEEAENASQAKADFLSVMSHEIRTPLNAVIGLAHILLEESPQDHQLENLNTLKFSAENLLSLINDILDFNKLEAGRVDMEAIDFNLLDTLKGIKQSLVLRAKKQPIDIQTRIDIKVPEYVKGDSTRLSQILNNLTGNALKFTSEGHIIISAHVAEETEHNISIQFSIKDSGIGIANDKHEQIFNKFSQAEKETTRKFGGTGLGLAITKKLINLMGGEIRVESILGKGSNFYFTIAFEKSNKKAADENKTNLSDIGNESLKGITILLVEDNVVNQMVATKFLDMWGIEVEKAENGVEALTKVTNKTYDLILMDLQMPEMDGYTASREIRAMGGDFDKVPIIALTASALSDIRSNVMAAGMNDFVSKPFNPKDLYEKISANLNKEITALKATEPKAKPKPQFINLSKLEALADKNIPLMIKLLQTFTLEMGKFRDRYIEAIKQKDIESLKAAHHKILPTLKMLEIRLLETQIAKGEELLSSDDHDKRAMTNNVMNVKQLTNTIIDLCHKKLNTL from the coding sequence ATGGCTGAGCGAATAAAAATATCCTCTTCCCCATCAAACTTTGAAGAAATTGTAGAATCGCTAGATGATATGATTTATGAGCTGGATAATAATGGCTGTTTTAAATATGCCAATGCCAGCTTAGTAAAATATTCTGGTTATTCTAAAGAGGAACTTCAGCATATACCTTATTATAAAATAGTAAAGCAAGAACAGCGAGATGAGCTGGTTCACTTCTATAAAGACCAACGCGACAAGAAACAGGCAGACTCCTACTTTGAATTTATAATGATTTCAAAAAATGGAGATGAGATATGGGTAGGGCAAAATGTGCATATGAGTTTCCATGAGGAAATTGTAACATCCATTAGGGCTGTAGCCAGGAATGTTAATCACTTTAAAAACACCAAAAAAAACCTCCTTAACAATGAGTCTCGGCTCGATGAGTTAATTGCTCATATCGATTTGTTTAACCAAATGACTCTTTCACTGCATTTAAGTGAACAGGAGCAAATACACCAGGCCATTGAAATATTATCGACTTACTTCGAACTGCCCTTGGGTATAGTGTGTAAGATTGAAAATGATCATTTTCAAATTATCGATTATTATAGTGGCAACACAGAAGTAACAATAAACTCAGAAGTCGCCCTCAAAAACACTTATTGCGTTCTTCCTTACGAAGAAAAGAAAATTATATCCATTGAAGACACGGCTAAATCAAGCTATAAAGAGCGTGATGGCTTTGCTAACTTCAAAATAAGAACCTTTATAGGTGTACCTATCTGGGTTAATGGAAACTGCTATGGTTCCTTTAACCTACTATCACCAACTCCGAAAAACACTCCTTTCAGTAAAAGAGAGATTGAGTTTATATGGCTAGTTTGTAACTGGCTGAGTAATGTTATAGAAAAGAGAGACTATGAATTACAGCTCAAACGTCAGTCTCAGCTGCTGAAGGATACCCAAAACATGGCTAATATTGGTCATTGGGAGGTAGACCTTCAGCAACAAAGCATCTTTTGGTCAGACATCACAAAAAAAATACATGAAGTAGAGCCCGATTTCTGCCCTAGCATGGAAGCGGCCTTTGAATTTTATAATGAAGATTCGAAGCCGGTAATAAGTGAATTGATAAATCATGCTATCAACACCGGTGAAGGATGGGAGTGCAAGCTGGGCATTATATCAGCAAAAGGAAACCATAAATGGGTAAGAACCATTGGTAGTGTAGAGTGGCAAAATGATAAAGTAAGTAAGCTGATTGGTGTTTTTCAGGATTTTACCCATGAAAAAAAACAGGAAGAAGAACTTATTCGCGCCAAGGAAGAAGCTGAAAATGCCTCACAGGCCAAAGCCGACTTTCTCTCTGTAATGAGCCATGAAATACGCACGCCACTCAACGCGGTAATTGGTCTTGCTCATATACTTTTAGAGGAATCACCTCAAGATCATCAGCTGGAAAATCTTAATACACTGAAATTCTCAGCCGAAAATTTACTTTCTCTCATAAATGACATACTAGATTTTAATAAGCTGGAAGCAGGTAGAGTAGATATGGAAGCCATTGACTTCAACCTGCTAGACACGCTGAAAGGAATAAAGCAATCTTTAGTATTGCGAGCAAAAAAACAGCCCATTGATATTCAGACCAGAATAGACATTAAGGTGCCGGAATATGTAAAGGGAGACTCCACCCGGCTAAGTCAGATACTGAATAATTTAACTGGGAATGCGCTGAAATTCACTAGTGAAGGCCACATCATTATCTCTGCCCATGTAGCAGAAGAGACAGAACATAATATATCTATCCAATTCTCCATAAAAGATAGTGGCATAGGCATAGCCAATGATAAGCATGAGCAAATTTTCAATAAGTTTAGTCAGGCAGAAAAAGAGACTACCAGAAAATTTGGAGGCACCGGTCTTGGCCTGGCTATTACTAAAAAGCTAATCAATCTCATGGGAGGCGAAATTCGGGTAGAGAGTATCTTGGGCAAAGGCTCCAACTTTTACTTTACCATCGCTTTCGAAAAAAGTAATAAAAAGGCCGCTGATGAGAACAAAACTAATCTCTCAGACATTGGCAATGAAAGCCTGAAAGGAATAACCATTCTCTTGGTAGAAGACAATGTGGTCAATCAGATGGTAGCCACTAAATTTCTGGATATGTGGGGAATAGAAGTAGAAAAAGCCGAAAATGGTGTAGAGGCCTTAACAAAAGTGACTAACAAAACCTATGATCTTATTTTGATGGATTTACAAATGCCTGAAATGGATGGGTATACTGCCAGCAGAGAAATAAGAGCTATGGGTGGTGATTTTGACAAAGTGCCAATTATAGCACTTACCGCCTCAGCCCTTTCTGATATAAGGTCTAATGTAATGGCGGCGGGCATGAATGATTTTGTATCCAAACCATTTAATCCTAAAGATTTATATGAAAAAATAAGCGCTAACCTCAATAAAGAAATTACTGCGCTGAAGGCTACTGAGCCAAAAGCAAAGCCCAAACCTCAGTTCATTAACCTTTCTAAGCTGGAAGCCCTTGCTGATAAGAATATTCCTCTTATGATTAAGCTGTTACAGACCTTTACCTTAGAAATGGGCAAGTTTAGAGATAGATATATTGAAGCCATAAAGCAAAAGGACATAGAATCTCTCAAGGCAGCTCACCACAAAATATTGCCCACTTTAAAAATGCTTGAAATAAGGCTTTTAGAAACTCAAATAGCCAAAGGAGAAGAGCTACTTAGCTCGGATGATCATGACAAAAGGGCAATGACCAATAATGTAATGAACGTAAAACAGCTCACTAATACCATCATTGACCTTTGTCATAAAAAGCTAAATACGCTCTAG